The following are from one region of the Actinopolyspora halophila DSM 43834 genome:
- a CDS encoding phytoene desaturase family protein, translating to MAPDPISRGSDEAEVAIVGTGPNGLAAGVLLARSGLRVHLHEAAEQPGGGLRSARLFDSSVTHDICSAVHPMTASPFFHHFGPVRDGVRMHTPVISYAHPLEEGETALAYRDLSETSARLGADGPSWHRLMRPLLEHTGRVTETMLSDLRRPPSPRAALLIAERMLRHGTPLPSGFRGKKAPALFAGVAAHAGSPPPDPAGVGVGLLLGHLAHTKGWPVPEGGSHRIAVAMLDDLLAHGARVHTGHPIEDLRQLRSARAILLDVAPRGLLTMAGTLLPDGYRRQLERYRYGTAAAKADFLVSEPVPWRNPEIARAGTAHLGGTADRIRVVEGATARGEPVPDPFVLVSEPGNVDPTRAAPGKYPVWAYCHVPNGDTRDPVELIRGRIEHYAPGFSETVLESSGTSAARLAEYDANYPGGDISTGAVDLLQTLARPALRIVPHSTPLRGVYLCSAATPPGPGVHGMCGYWAARAALRREFGVRGLPPLG from the coding sequence GCGACGAAGCCGAAGTGGCGATCGTCGGAACGGGACCGAACGGCCTGGCCGCGGGCGTGCTGCTGGCCCGCAGCGGTCTGCGGGTTCACCTCCACGAGGCGGCGGAACAACCGGGCGGCGGACTGCGCTCGGCGCGGCTCTTCGACAGCTCGGTGACCCACGACATCTGCTCGGCGGTACACCCGATGACCGCCTCGCCCTTCTTCCACCACTTCGGACCGGTCCGGGACGGAGTCCGGATGCACACCCCGGTGATCAGCTACGCGCACCCCCTGGAGGAAGGCGAAACCGCGCTGGCCTACCGCGATCTGTCCGAAACCAGCGCACGTCTGGGAGCGGACGGGCCCAGCTGGCACCGACTCATGCGGCCGCTGCTGGAACACACCGGACGAGTCACCGAAACGATGCTGTCCGACCTGCGGAGACCACCGTCCCCCCGCGCAGCCCTACTGATCGCGGAGCGGATGCTGCGACACGGCACTCCGCTGCCCTCGGGGTTCCGCGGGAAGAAGGCCCCCGCGCTCTTCGCCGGAGTGGCCGCGCACGCGGGCAGCCCACCGCCCGACCCCGCGGGAGTCGGTGTCGGACTGCTGCTGGGACATCTCGCGCACACGAAGGGCTGGCCGGTCCCCGAAGGGGGGAGCCACCGCATAGCCGTGGCCATGCTCGACGATCTGCTGGCACACGGCGCACGCGTGCACACCGGACACCCGATCGAGGACCTGCGACAACTGCGCTCGGCACGCGCGATCCTGCTCGACGTGGCCCCGCGCGGACTGCTGACCATGGCGGGAACGCTGCTCCCGGACGGCTATCGCAGGCAGCTGGAGCGCTACCGCTACGGAACGGCGGCGGCCAAGGCCGACTTCCTGGTCTCCGAACCGGTCCCGTGGCGGAATCCCGAGATCGCGCGGGCGGGCACAGCGCATCTCGGCGGGACGGCCGACAGGATTCGCGTGGTCGAAGGGGCCACCGCCCGCGGCGAACCGGTGCCGGACCCGTTCGTGCTGGTCTCCGAACCGGGCAATGTGGACCCGACCAGGGCAGCACCCGGCAAGTACCCGGTCTGGGCCTACTGCCACGTGCCCAACGGCGACACACGTGACCCGGTGGAACTCATCCGCGGCCGGATCGAGCACTACGCTCCCGGCTTCTCCGAGACGGTCCTGGAAAGCAGCGGAACCTCGGCGGCGCGGCTCGCGGAGTACGACGCGAACTACCCAGGAGGCGACATAAGCACCGGAGCCGTGGACCTGCTCCAGACCCTGGCCCGCCCGGCGTTGCGGATCGTTCCCCACAGCACTCCGCTGCGGGGGGTCTACCTGTGTTCCGCCGCCACCCCGCCGGGGCCCGGGGTCCACGGCATGTGCGGCTACTGGGCGGCC